From a single Sinomonas atrocyanea genomic region:
- a CDS encoding glutaminase, whose product MRGTALLRAERGVGLEGDALGGLLDDLVREFRPARMAGSVPGHIPHLASADFTSFGIAVAMVSGEVFTAGDAGDPFLIQSISKVFSLALALGREDGPDLWSRVLREPSGTAFNSLVQLEAERGIPRNPFINAGALVVTDHLLDAFGNASEEVLGLLSSPTGRSAVNVEAFESELARSERNFALAHFLADLGNLRNPPAEVVRHYVRQCSIEMSCADVARAGLFLANNGVGPSGRVVSASAAKRIGAVMLTCGMYDAAGEFAYRVGLPSKSGVGGGILTVVPGICSICVWSPRLDAHGNSLAGASALAELAERTGWSIF is encoded by the coding sequence ATGCGGGGCACGGCCCTGCTGCGCGCCGAGCGCGGCGTCGGGCTCGAGGGCGACGCCCTCGGAGGGCTCCTCGACGACCTCGTCCGCGAGTTCCGCCCCGCACGGATGGCGGGCTCCGTCCCCGGCCACATCCCGCACCTCGCGTCAGCCGACTTCACAAGCTTCGGGATCGCCGTGGCCATGGTCTCGGGGGAAGTCTTCACGGCAGGAGACGCCGGGGACCCGTTCCTGATCCAGAGCATCTCGAAGGTATTCTCCCTGGCGCTGGCCCTCGGCCGCGAGGACGGCCCCGACCTGTGGTCCAGGGTCCTCCGCGAGCCCTCGGGCACCGCGTTCAACTCCCTCGTCCAGCTCGAGGCCGAGCGGGGCATCCCGCGCAACCCGTTCATCAACGCGGGCGCGCTCGTGGTGACCGACCACCTCCTCGATGCCTTCGGCAACGCCAGCGAGGAGGTGCTCGGACTGCTCTCCTCCCCCACCGGGCGCAGCGCCGTCAACGTGGAGGCCTTCGAATCCGAGCTGGCCAGGAGCGAGCGCAACTTCGCCCTCGCCCACTTCCTCGCCGACCTCGGCAATCTGCGCAATCCCCCCGCGGAGGTCGTCCGCCACTATGTCCGCCAGTGCTCGATCGAGATGTCCTGCGCCGACGTCGCCCGCGCGGGCCTCTTCCTGGCGAACAACGGGGTGGGCCCCTCCGGGCGGGTGGTCTCCGCCTCGGCCGCCAAGCGGATCGGCGCCGTCATGCTCACGTGCGGGATGTACGACGCGGCCGGCGAGTTCGCCTACCGCGTCGGGCTGCCGAGCAAGAGCGGCGTGGGCGGCGGCATCCTCACCGTCGTGCCCGGCATCTGCTCCATCTGCGTGTGGAGTCCGCGCCTCGATGCCCACGGCAACTCCCTCGCGGGCGCCTCAGCGCTCGCGGAACTGGCAGAGCGCACCGGCTGGTCCATCTTCTGA
- a CDS encoding PucR family transcriptional regulator, whose translation MGATINDILAELPAGWARLRLEAAGTDPAVGRILMLDAEDTDAQPEVGGALVCLVGARGRAALPAVGRLVDAGPTALAVKASGAQAPEIEELCRAGGVGLLLIAPDAPWDQLLSVATSRLDDAEPQPAAMALLEEDLFALAQTTAKVTSSHVVIEDAANRVLAYSTLSNNIDELRKASILTRRGPREYELMLKDLGAYREMHRTRGVVRVPARPDQQLRERAAIAIFAGDRIMGYIWLQETGSGFGDDVVYALKGAARRAASELIRYRNQQSVTMHEDRIGRLLSGPAEAAACARTLGVAVDAPSCLLLVGVSRADAVTEDAELVHGQLADLVALHAAAFKGSSIVGQYEGHTAVVVPSLASRTAAAALRSLAGLIVADARRHLGAVAFVAIGRIVPGVTALHGSQAEAAAVMDCLVRNGDAQVATIEDVEADVLLHEAIARFGTSGFRHRALTELLLTEPELAETLENYFRASMDVSACAHAMQIHRNTVYYRVGKAERLTGLDLGRPAHATIVQLHLGLWQRGDLDGARSGR comes from the coding sequence GTGGGCGCAACGATCAACGACATCCTCGCGGAACTCCCAGCGGGATGGGCACGACTCAGGCTCGAAGCAGCGGGGACCGATCCCGCCGTCGGGCGCATCCTCATGCTGGACGCGGAGGACACCGATGCGCAGCCCGAGGTGGGCGGGGCCCTGGTGTGCCTCGTCGGGGCCCGGGGCCGGGCCGCCCTGCCCGCCGTGGGGCGCCTCGTCGACGCGGGGCCCACGGCGCTCGCGGTCAAGGCTTCGGGGGCGCAGGCCCCGGAGATCGAGGAGCTGTGCAGGGCCGGCGGCGTCGGCCTGCTGCTCATCGCCCCGGACGCGCCGTGGGACCAGCTCCTCTCGGTCGCCACGTCCCGCCTCGACGACGCCGAGCCGCAGCCTGCGGCGATGGCGCTGCTCGAGGAGGACCTCTTCGCTCTCGCCCAGACCACGGCGAAGGTCACGTCGAGCCACGTCGTGATCGAGGATGCCGCCAACCGGGTCCTCGCGTACTCGACGCTGTCCAACAACATCGACGAGCTCCGCAAGGCCTCCATCCTCACGCGGCGGGGGCCCCGAGAGTACGAGCTCATGCTCAAGGACCTCGGCGCGTACCGGGAGATGCACCGCACCCGCGGCGTCGTGCGCGTGCCCGCGCGCCCCGACCAGCAGCTGCGCGAGCGGGCGGCGATCGCCATCTTCGCCGGGGACCGGATCATGGGCTACATCTGGCTCCAGGAGACCGGCTCCGGCTTCGGCGACGATGTGGTCTACGCCCTCAAGGGCGCGGCCCGGCGTGCGGCGTCGGAGCTGATCCGGTACCGGAACCAGCAGTCGGTCACCATGCACGAGGACCGGATCGGCCGCCTGCTCTCCGGACCGGCAGAGGCCGCCGCGTGCGCCAGGACCCTCGGGGTGGCGGTCGACGCGCCGTCGTGCCTGCTCCTGGTCGGCGTCTCCCGCGCGGACGCCGTCACGGAGGACGCCGAGCTCGTCCACGGGCAGCTCGCCGACCTCGTCGCGCTGCATGCCGCGGCGTTCAAGGGATCCTCGATCGTGGGGCAGTACGAGGGGCACACCGCCGTGGTGGTACCCAGCCTCGCCTCCCGCACCGCCGCCGCGGCCCTGCGCTCGCTCGCGGGCCTGATCGTCGCGGATGCGCGCAGGCACCTGGGGGCCGTGGCGTTCGTCGCCATCGGCAGGATCGTGCCGGGCGTGACGGCGCTGCACGGCTCGCAGGCGGAGGCAGCGGCCGTGATGGACTGCCTCGTGCGCAACGGTGACGCGCAGGTCGCGACGATCGAGGACGTCGAGGCCGATGTCCTCCTCCACGAGGCCATCGCCCGGTTCGGCACCTCCGGGTTCAGGCACCGCGCGCTGACGGAGCTGCTGCTGACCGAGCCTGAGCTCGCCGAGACGCTCGAGAACTACTTCAGGGCCTCGATGGACGTCTCCGCGTGCGCCCACGCCATGCAGATCCACCGGAACACCGTGTACTACCGCGTCGGCAAGGCAGAGCGCCTCACGGGGCTGGACCTCGGGCGCCCTGCCCACGCGACCATCGTGCAGCTCCACCTCGGCCTGTGGCAGCGCGGGGACCTCGACGGCGCCAGGAGCGGACGCTGA
- a CDS encoding MFS transporter: protein MAEAVHGAVGRKRWTRLIPVAIIVYIISFMDRTNIGFALNGLHKDLGIDAAQQGLAAGIFFIGYLTLQIPGGHLAERWSAKKFVGIMILVWGVLAVLGGFIQNFGELLVVRFFLGVAEAGIWPAILVLISHWFPAAERARAYAFWMMNIAIASIITAPLSGWILSFSDWRWLFIIEGIFPFVIAAPIWWLMIADRPRDAKWCSPEERAYIEEGLAADEAASPQLGHVSIKHVFANSAVWRLTIVYFLIQIGFYGLNIWLPKVVKTITSGSSIEVGFVTAIPYVLAMFALWYNAKAADRSGRYSTHVLLSMAVGAVALVISVATGSAMPILAVTFISIAMAGALAYDGPFWASASRAMPVVVAGSAMGLINAVGNLGGFVGPYVGGFLQDVTHGSFMATSVFLAACLLAAGLVMLTLRKGGDRPTAEGAPARQSRPPTGGAEAHRKDRRASAPPQGPSSTGTAGASALTVRHT from the coding sequence GTGGCCGAAGCTGTCCACGGCGCCGTCGGCAGAAAGCGCTGGACGCGCCTGATCCCGGTGGCAATCATCGTCTACATCATCTCGTTCATGGACCGGACCAACATCGGGTTCGCCCTGAACGGGCTCCACAAGGACCTCGGCATCGACGCTGCACAGCAGGGTCTGGCCGCGGGGATCTTCTTCATCGGCTACCTGACGCTCCAGATTCCCGGCGGCCATCTGGCCGAACGCTGGAGCGCCAAGAAGTTCGTCGGCATCATGATCCTCGTCTGGGGCGTCCTGGCGGTCCTCGGCGGCTTCATCCAGAACTTCGGGGAACTGCTCGTTGTCCGCTTCTTCCTCGGCGTGGCGGAGGCCGGCATCTGGCCCGCGATCCTGGTGCTCATCAGCCACTGGTTCCCCGCGGCCGAACGCGCCCGCGCCTACGCCTTCTGGATGATGAACATCGCGATCGCCTCGATCATCACCGCACCCCTGTCGGGGTGGATCCTCTCCTTCTCGGACTGGCGCTGGCTGTTCATCATCGAGGGCATCTTCCCGTTCGTGATCGCCGCCCCCATCTGGTGGCTGATGATCGCCGACCGCCCGCGCGACGCCAAGTGGTGCTCGCCCGAAGAGCGCGCCTACATCGAAGAGGGCCTCGCCGCAGACGAGGCCGCCTCCCCGCAGCTCGGGCACGTGAGCATCAAGCACGTGTTCGCCAACAGCGCGGTGTGGCGGCTGACGATCGTCTACTTCCTGATCCAGATCGGCTTCTACGGCCTGAACATCTGGCTCCCGAAGGTCGTCAAGACGATCACCTCCGGCTCCTCGATCGAGGTCGGATTCGTCACCGCGATCCCGTACGTGCTGGCCATGTTCGCCCTCTGGTACAACGCCAAGGCCGCGGACCGCTCCGGCCGCTACTCCACGCACGTGCTGCTCTCCATGGCCGTCGGCGCCGTGGCCCTCGTCATCTCGGTGGCAACGGGCAGCGCCATGCCGATCCTCGCGGTCACGTTCATCAGCATCGCGATGGCCGGAGCGCTGGCCTACGACGGACCGTTCTGGGCCTCGGCCTCCCGCGCCATGCCGGTCGTGGTGGCCGGAAGCGCCATGGGCCTGATCAATGCCGTCGGAAACCTCGGCGGCTTCGTGGGCCCCTACGTCGGCGGCTTCCTGCAGGACGTCACCCATGGGAGCTTCATGGCCACGTCGGTGTTCCTGGCCGCCTGCCTGCTCGCCGCAGGCCTGGTGATGCTGACCCTCCGCAAGGGCGGCGACCGGCCGACGGCGGAGGGCGCCCCCGCGCGGCAGTCTCGCCCTCCGACCGGCGGGGCTGAGGCGCACCGGAAGGACCGGAGAGCGTCCGCGCCCCCGCAGGGCCCGTCGTCGACGGGAACTGCGGGGGCGTCGGCATTGACGGTACGACACACTTGA
- a CDS encoding NAD(P)/FAD-dependent oxidoreductase encodes MDENYEVIVVGGGFAGVAAARTLGRKGVRVLLIDKNPYHQFQPLLYQVATVQLGVSEVARSLRDIFRGQPNVRVLVAEVTSVDPAAKRVTTSDGKVYEGRFLVLASGAEANFFDTPGAEERTFPLYSVDDAVSLGGALSNALEAADRADDGTELNFVVIGGGPTGVETAGAMAETVKYVLGDYFSPRLASRCRVHLVDMIPNVLNAFSDQSKQYAARRLEGMGVELHLGVPVSEIAPDKVVFKDGSEIPATLVVWAGGLKAGPVVAGSGLAQGRGGRIDVNPDLTAPGAEGVYVLGDAANMTDDKGNKLPQLGSCALQAGGWAAKNILADIEGRPREPFHYSDKGYMAMVGRGSAVAEVGPGPNRKLLSGPLAFLAWLGVHVVLLSGSMQKIRALATWPSDYISHRRSFVVLSRPDRAHS; translated from the coding sequence GTGGACGAGAACTACGAAGTCATCGTGGTCGGCGGAGGGTTCGCGGGCGTCGCAGCCGCCCGGACGCTCGGGCGCAAGGGCGTCCGGGTCCTCCTGATCGACAAGAATCCCTACCACCAGTTCCAGCCGCTCCTGTACCAGGTGGCCACGGTGCAGCTGGGCGTCTCGGAGGTGGCGCGCTCCCTGCGCGACATCTTCCGCGGCCAGCCCAACGTGCGCGTGCTGGTCGCGGAGGTCACCTCCGTGGATCCGGCCGCCAAGCGGGTCACCACCTCGGACGGCAAGGTGTACGAGGGCCGGTTCCTCGTGCTCGCCTCCGGCGCCGAGGCGAACTTCTTCGACACCCCTGGGGCCGAGGAGCGCACCTTCCCGCTCTACTCGGTGGACGACGCCGTGAGCCTCGGCGGGGCCCTCTCGAACGCCCTGGAGGCGGCAGACCGGGCGGATGACGGCACGGAGCTGAACTTCGTGGTGATCGGCGGCGGACCCACCGGGGTCGAGACAGCGGGGGCGATGGCCGAGACGGTCAAGTACGTCCTCGGCGACTACTTCTCCCCGCGGCTCGCCAGCCGATGCCGGGTGCACCTGGTGGACATGATCCCCAATGTGCTCAACGCCTTCTCGGACCAGTCCAAGCAGTACGCGGCCCGCCGCCTGGAGGGCATGGGCGTCGAGCTCCACCTCGGGGTCCCGGTCAGCGAGATCGCGCCGGACAAGGTGGTCTTCAAGGACGGCAGCGAGATCCCGGCCACCCTCGTGGTGTGGGCCGGTGGGCTCAAGGCCGGTCCCGTGGTCGCGGGCTCGGGGCTGGCCCAGGGCCGCGGAGGCCGGATCGACGTCAACCCGGATCTGACGGCCCCCGGTGCGGAGGGCGTCTACGTCCTCGGCGATGCGGCGAACATGACCGATGACAAGGGCAACAAGCTCCCCCAGCTCGGCTCCTGCGCGCTGCAGGCCGGCGGGTGGGCGGCGAAGAACATCCTTGCCGACATCGAGGGCCGCCCCCGCGAGCCCTTCCACTACTCCGACAAGGGCTACATGGCGATGGTGGGGCGCGGATCGGCCGTGGCCGAGGTGGGGCCGGGCCCGAACCGCAAGCTGCTCTCGGGGCCGCTGGCCTTCCTCGCGTGGCTCGGCGTGCACGTGGTGCTGCTGTCCGGGAGCATGCAGAAGATCCGCGCGCTGGCCACCTGGCCCAGCGACTACATCAGCCACCGCCGCTCGTTCGTGGTCCTCAGCCGGCCGGACAGGGCGCACAGCTGA
- a CDS encoding ArsR/SmtB family transcription factor, whose protein sequence is MVVDQQARELTDDEIDRIFGALADATRRDILRLAMVGEQSVSALAGNYTMSFAAVQKHVAVLERALLVTKERRGREQIVHSNPAAIRRAARLLDAYEELWRDRIARIGDILSEPTAPDQGD, encoded by the coding sequence ATGGTTGTAGATCAGCAGGCACGGGAACTCACTGACGACGAGATCGATCGGATCTTCGGCGCCCTCGCCGACGCGACGCGCAGGGACATCCTGCGCCTGGCGATGGTGGGCGAGCAGTCGGTCTCCGCGCTCGCCGGGAACTACACCATGAGCTTCGCGGCCGTGCAGAAGCACGTCGCGGTGCTCGAGCGGGCCTTGCTCGTCACGAAGGAACGCCGCGGGAGGGAGCAGATCGTGCACTCGAATCCCGCGGCGATCCGCAGGGCGGCGCGCCTCCTCGATGCCTACGAGGAGCTGTGGCGCGACCGCATCGCCCGGATCGGAGACATCCTGTCCGAGCCCACTGCGCCCGACCAGGGCGACTGA
- a CDS encoding DUF1737 domain-containing protein, protein MPDTATEQTAAAAATTPLNDPAAPGSPAEEKLAYRLLTGPDTREFCARISQALADGYVLHGSPAATFNGTDVIVAQAVVLPHTVARADAAVASAVDSLEYEGEGHA, encoded by the coding sequence ATGCCCGACACAGCAACCGAGCAGACCGCGGCGGCAGCCGCGACCACCCCGCTCAACGACCCGGCGGCCCCGGGCAGCCCCGCCGAGGAGAAGCTGGCCTACCGGCTCCTGACCGGCCCGGACACCCGCGAATTCTGCGCCCGCATCTCGCAGGCCCTCGCCGACGGGTACGTGCTCCACGGCAGCCCGGCCGCCACCTTCAACGGCACCGACGTCATCGTGGCCCAGGCCGTGGTCCTCCCCCACACGGTGGCCAGGGCGGACGCCGCGGTGGCCTCCGCCGTCGACTCCCTCGAGTACGAGGGCGAGGGCCACGCGTGA
- the arfB gene encoding alternative ribosome rescue aminoacyl-tRNA hydrolase ArfB: MDTPGRDLRVPPQPGARHGVTIPASELVERFSRSSGPGGQGVNTTDSRVELLFDPGASTAFSDTQRERVLARLAGRLVGRRLSVVASGERSQLRNREAARARLAALLSEALMPPGPLRRATRPTRGSQVRRLESKKRRGETKAARRRLPPP; this comes from the coding sequence ATGGACACGCCCGGCCGAGACCTCCGAGTACCGCCGCAGCCCGGCGCGCGGCACGGGGTCACCATCCCGGCCTCCGAACTCGTGGAGCGGTTCAGCCGCTCGAGCGGTCCGGGCGGCCAGGGCGTCAACACGACCGACAGCCGGGTGGAGCTCCTCTTCGACCCCGGCGCGAGCACGGCCTTCTCGGACACCCAGCGCGAGCGCGTCCTCGCCCGGCTGGCCGGCCGGCTCGTGGGCCGGCGGCTGAGCGTCGTCGCGTCCGGCGAACGCTCCCAGCTGCGCAACCGCGAGGCGGCGCGGGCCAGGCTCGCGGCGCTGCTGTCCGAGGCCCTCATGCCGCCGGGCCCCCTCCGCCGTGCCACCCGCCCGACCCGGGGCTCGCAGGTCCGCCGCCTCGAGTCCAAGAAGCGCCGCGGCGAGACCAAGGCAGCCCGGCGCCGGCTCCCTCCGCCGTAG
- a CDS encoding rhodanese-like domain-containing protein yields the protein MSYAGDLTPEEAWSKLASGEAVLVDVRTEEEWAHVGIPDTKGTENDPLFIPWVFEGGIPNPDFVMELELQGPDDRTTPLLFLCRSGHRSAAAAAVATNLGFTAYSVLEGFEGVPGPDGQRTVNGWKNRGLPTNLGQD from the coding sequence GTGAGCTACGCGGGCGACCTCACCCCGGAGGAGGCCTGGTCCAAGCTCGCGAGCGGCGAGGCCGTGCTCGTGGACGTGCGCACCGAGGAGGAGTGGGCGCACGTGGGCATTCCCGATACCAAGGGCACCGAGAACGATCCGCTCTTCATCCCCTGGGTGTTCGAGGGCGGCATCCCCAATCCGGACTTCGTGATGGAGCTCGAACTCCAGGGGCCCGACGACAGGACGACCCCCCTGCTGTTCCTCTGCCGCTCCGGCCACCGCTCCGCGGCCGCGGCCGCCGTGGCCACAAACCTCGGCTTCACCGCGTACAGCGTCCTCGAGGGCTTCGAGGGCGTGCCCGGGCCGGACGGCCAGCGGACGGTCAACGGGTGGAAGAACCGCGGACTGCCGACCAATCTTGGACAGGACTGA
- a CDS encoding amino acid permease yields the protein MPETEPTTEVADHREDHGHAHAADHVIHAEDAGYHKGLKARQIQMIAIGGAIGTGLFLGAGGRLAAAGPSLVFAYAICGAFVFLILRALGELVLHRPSSGSFVSYAREFFGEKAAYISGWFYWINWAMTTIVDTTAAALYMHFFGKYVPWIAAVPQWAWALIALVLVLALNLVSVKVFGEMEFWFALIKVAALLAFLALGIYFVLFGTPTGATTGLTLISDHGGLFPMGLAPMIMLMQGVVFAYASVELVGTAAGETENPEKIMPRAINSVVARIAVFYVGSVILLSLLLPYTAYQKGVSPFVTFFGSIGVGGVDVIMNLVVLTAALSSLNAGLYSTGRILRSMAAAGSAPTFALRMNKAGVPYGGIAITAVVSLLGVPLNYLVPADAFEIVLNVASVGIISTWATIVICQIQLHRWAKKGWTTRPAFRMPGAPYTGYITLAFLVAVFIMVLIDSPWTLLATAVACILMVIGWYASRERIHEIAAARDGYTGAAPVVANRTRHD from the coding sequence ATGCCCGAAACCGAGCCCACCACGGAAGTCGCCGATCATCGTGAGGACCACGGTCATGCCCATGCGGCCGACCATGTGATCCATGCCGAGGACGCCGGCTACCACAAGGGCCTGAAGGCCCGGCAGATCCAGATGATCGCGATCGGCGGCGCGATCGGCACCGGCCTGTTCCTGGGCGCCGGCGGGCGCCTGGCCGCGGCCGGGCCCTCGCTCGTGTTCGCCTACGCGATCTGCGGCGCGTTCGTCTTCCTCATCCTCCGCGCCCTCGGCGAGCTCGTCCTCCACCGGCCCTCCTCCGGCTCCTTCGTCTCCTACGCCCGGGAGTTCTTCGGCGAGAAGGCCGCCTACATCTCCGGCTGGTTCTACTGGATCAACTGGGCCATGACCACCATCGTGGACACCACCGCCGCCGCCCTCTACATGCACTTCTTCGGCAAGTACGTCCCCTGGATCGCCGCCGTGCCCCAGTGGGCCTGGGCCCTGATCGCCCTCGTGCTCGTCCTGGCCCTGAACCTGGTCTCCGTGAAGGTCTTCGGCGAGATGGAATTCTGGTTCGCCCTGATCAAGGTCGCCGCCCTGCTGGCCTTCCTCGCCCTGGGCATCTACTTCGTCCTCTTCGGCACCCCCACCGGCGCCACCACCGGCCTGACCCTCATCTCCGACCACGGCGGCCTCTTCCCCATGGGCCTGGCCCCCATGATCATGCTCATGCAGGGCGTCGTCTTCGCCTACGCCTCCGTCGAGCTCGTCGGCACCGCCGCCGGCGAGACCGAGAACCCCGAGAAGATCATGCCCCGCGCCATCAACTCCGTCGTGGCCCGCATCGCCGTCTTCTACGTCGGCTCCGTCATCCTCCTCTCCCTCCTGCTGCCCTACACCGCCTACCAGAAGGGCGTCAGCCCCTTCGTGACCTTCTTCGGCTCCATCGGCGTCGGCGGCGTGGACGTGATCATGAACCTCGTCGTCCTCACCGCCGCCCTGTCCTCCCTCAACGCCGGCCTCTACTCCACCGGACGCATCCTGCGCTCCATGGCCGCCGCCGGCTCCGCCCCCACGTTCGCCCTGCGCATGAACAAGGCCGGCGTCCCCTACGGCGGCATCGCCATCACCGCCGTCGTCTCCCTCCTGGGCGTGCCGCTGAACTACCTCGTCCCCGCCGACGCCTTCGAGATCGTCCTCAACGTCGCCTCCGTCGGCATCATCTCCACCTGGGCCACCATCGTCATCTGCCAGATCCAGCTGCACCGCTGGGCCAAGAAGGGCTGGACCACCCGCCCCGCCTTCCGCATGCCCGGCGCCCCCTACACCGGCTACATCACCCTGGCCTTCCTCGTCGCCGTCTTCATCATGGTCCTCATCGACTCCCCCTGGACCCTCCTGGCCACCGCCGTCGCCTGCATCCTCATGGTCATCGGCTGGTACGCCTCCCGCGAACGCATCCACGAGATCGCCGCCGCCCGCGACGGCTACACCGGCGCAGCCCCCGTCGTCGCCAACCGCACCCGACACGACTGA
- a CDS encoding SRPBCC family protein encodes MTFVSSTKDTDSLTLTLVTEFAAAPARVWQVWEDPRQLERWWGPPTWPATFATHDFTPGGLCHYFMTGPGGERAHGWWRFVAIDEPRRLEIEDGFANEDGSPMDPEDTTRFVVTLDAVDGGTRMTTVSRFRSLEQLERMAEMGMEEGMKQASGQIDAILAESTEGSAPGSPR; translated from the coding sequence ATGACGTTCGTCTCCAGCACCAAGGACACCGACAGCCTCACCCTCACGCTCGTGACCGAGTTCGCCGCCGCCCCGGCACGCGTGTGGCAGGTTTGGGAGGACCCGCGCCAGCTCGAGCGCTGGTGGGGGCCGCCCACGTGGCCGGCCACGTTCGCCACGCACGACTTCACGCCGGGGGGACTCTGCCACTACTTCATGACGGGTCCGGGGGGCGAGAGGGCCCACGGCTGGTGGCGGTTCGTCGCCATCGACGAGCCACGCCGGCTCGAGATCGAGGACGGCTTCGCCAACGAGGACGGCTCCCCGATGGACCCGGAGGACACGACGCGCTTCGTCGTCACGCTCGACGCCGTGGACGGCGGGACGCGCATGACCACGGTCTCCCGCTTCCGCAGCCTCGAACAGCTCGAGCGGATGGCCGAGATGGGCATGGAAGAGGGCATGAAGCAGGCCTCGGGGCAGATCGACGCGATCCTTGCCGAGTCCACCGAGGGCTCGGCGCCGGGCTCGCCGCGCTAG
- a CDS encoding LGFP repeat-containing protein, which translates to MRVTTVRGHRSALRILSACALGALLWGGVSGPASATTTPSPTPSALATATDTATASPTATATATDTATAAPTDTTPPAPEYVVRGAIGAKYVADGGASALGTPLGNEVCTGPRGGCYQWFTEGLIWWSSTTGAHTVRNDGFRFRYELEDWAWGPLGYPLWDIECSAPGGGCYQRFEGGILWKDPAGDPATWPHGGIGARYAALNWAWGPLGYPAGDEQCYPGSTTCWEPFAGGSIWWSPSTGAHMVRGAIGSAWTADGWDLGLPLQDEQCTAPRGGCYQWFQNAVYWWSSGSGTHYVKGGIKAAYERVNWAWGGLGYPLTNEYTVSTGKRQDFQGGSILWDWHSGATTVLWG; encoded by the coding sequence GTGCGCGTCACCACGGTCAGGGGGCACCGCAGCGCCCTCAGAATCCTGTCTGCCTGCGCCCTGGGCGCACTCCTGTGGGGCGGGGTGAGCGGCCCGGCGAGTGCGACGACGACGCCCAGCCCCACGCCGTCGGCCCTCGCCACCGCGACCGATACGGCCACTGCGAGCCCCACCGCGACTGCAACGGCCACCGACACCGCGACCGCCGCGCCGACGGACACGACACCGCCGGCGCCCGAGTACGTGGTGCGCGGCGCGATCGGGGCCAAGTACGTCGCGGACGGCGGGGCCTCCGCGCTCGGGACGCCCCTCGGCAACGAGGTGTGCACCGGCCCCCGGGGCGGCTGCTACCAGTGGTTCACCGAGGGGCTCATCTGGTGGTCCTCCACCACCGGCGCCCACACGGTGCGCAACGATGGCTTCCGCTTCCGGTACGAGCTGGAGGACTGGGCGTGGGGGCCGCTGGGCTACCCGCTCTGGGACATCGAGTGCTCGGCCCCGGGCGGCGGCTGCTACCAGCGCTTCGAGGGCGGCATCCTCTGGAAGGATCCCGCCGGCGACCCGGCCACGTGGCCGCACGGCGGCATCGGCGCGAGGTACGCGGCCTTGAACTGGGCGTGGGGGCCGCTGGGCTACCCCGCGGGCGACGAGCAGTGCTACCCCGGCAGCACCACCTGCTGGGAGCCCTTCGCCGGCGGCAGCATCTGGTGGAGCCCATCCACCGGCGCCCACATGGTCCGCGGCGCCATCGGCTCGGCGTGGACCGCCGACGGCTGGGACCTCGGGCTGCCCCTGCAGGACGAGCAGTGCACCGCGCCGCGCGGCGGCTGCTACCAGTGGTTCCAGAACGCCGTCTACTGGTGGTCCTCCGGGTCCGGGACGCACTATGTCAAGGGCGGCATCAAGGCCGCCTACGAGAGGGTCAACTGGGCGTGGGGCGGCCTCGGCTACCCGCTCACCAACGAGTACACCGTCAGCACGGGCAAGCGGCAGGACTTCCAGGGCGGCAGCATCCTGTGGGACTGGCACAGCGGCGCGACGACGGTGCTCTGGGGCTGA